From a single Paraburkholderia youngii genomic region:
- a CDS encoding MFS transporter — MNRKLDVPTAEPVPPQAQATAAAKAAPAADDEAAAHWQRNLCVCVFGSFTTIVAMTLLLPFLPLYVEQLGVQDHAAIVQWSGAAFGATFFSAALVAPLWGKLADLYGRKLMLIRSSLGMAIAMSLIGMAHSAWQLVALRLLAGLLGGYASGSMILVATQTPKARSGWALGVLSSGIMAGNLVGPLLGGFLPPLIGIRATFWASGAAIFVAFLATAFLIREQPVRKRADSASKKGAWASVDDKRPAIAMLATGLLLMVANMSIEPIITVYVAQLTKPQSVTMVAGFVMSGAALGSVISSSRLGRFADRVGHWNVIVGCLAVSAVLLVPQAFVTASWQLIVLRFLMGIALGGLLPCIASVIRHNVPASVTGAILGYSVSSQYAGQVAGPLLGGFVGGHVGMRAVFLGTSVLMALGALANWRVKSRSVRAEAAR; from the coding sequence ATGAATCGCAAGCTCGACGTACCAACGGCCGAACCGGTGCCGCCGCAGGCGCAGGCGACGGCGGCGGCCAAGGCCGCCCCGGCGGCCGACGATGAAGCCGCCGCGCATTGGCAGCGCAACCTGTGCGTGTGCGTGTTCGGCTCGTTCACGACCATCGTCGCGATGACGCTGCTGCTGCCGTTCCTGCCGCTTTACGTCGAGCAACTCGGCGTGCAGGATCATGCGGCGATCGTGCAGTGGTCCGGCGCCGCGTTCGGCGCGACGTTCTTCAGCGCCGCGCTCGTCGCGCCGCTGTGGGGCAAGCTCGCGGACCTCTACGGCCGCAAGCTGATGCTGATCCGCTCGAGCCTCGGCATGGCGATCGCGATGTCGCTGATCGGCATGGCGCACTCGGCCTGGCAACTGGTCGCGTTGCGGCTGCTCGCCGGGCTGCTCGGCGGCTATGCGTCGGGCTCGATGATCCTCGTCGCGACGCAGACGCCGAAGGCGCGTTCGGGCTGGGCGCTCGGGGTGCTGTCGTCGGGGATCATGGCGGGCAATCTGGTCGGCCCGCTGCTCGGCGGCTTTCTGCCGCCGCTGATCGGCATCCGCGCGACCTTCTGGGCCTCGGGCGCGGCGATCTTCGTCGCCTTTCTCGCGACCGCGTTTCTGATTCGCGAGCAGCCGGTCCGCAAGCGCGCGGACAGCGCGTCGAAGAAAGGCGCGTGGGCCTCGGTGGACGACAAGCGGCCGGCCATCGCGATGCTTGCCACCGGCTTGCTGCTGATGGTCGCGAACATGTCGATCGAACCGATCATCACCGTCTACGTCGCCCAGCTCACGAAGCCTCAAAGCGTGACGATGGTCGCGGGCTTCGTCATGTCGGGCGCGGCGCTCGGCAGCGTGATCTCGTCGTCCCGACTCGGCAGGTTCGCCGATCGCGTCGGGCACTGGAACGTGATCGTCGGCTGCCTCGCGGTATCGGCGGTGCTGCTCGTGCCGCAGGCGTTCGTTACCGCGAGCTGGCAGCTGATCGTGCTGCGTTTTCTGATGGGCATCGCACTCGGCGGCCTGTTGCCGTGCATCGCGAGCGTGATCCGGCACAACGTGCCGGCGAGCGTGACGGGCGCGATTCTCGGCTACTCGGTGTCGTCGCAGTACGCGGGGCAGGTGGCCGGTCCGCTGCTGGGCGGTTTCGTCGGCGGCCACGTCGGCATGCGTGCGGTGTTTCTCGGCACCAGCGTGCTGATGGCGCTCGGCGCGCTCGCGAACTGGCGCGTGAAATCGCGCAGCGTACGGGCCGAGGCGGCGCGCTGA
- a CDS encoding mannitol dehydrogenase family protein codes for MGNPILQFGTSRFLQAHADLFVSAALDSGRALGHVSVVQTTANPESLARIDALRAHRQYEVRIRGLRREAVIDTTTQCHAISEALNANTDWPTVVERLARDARVVISNTGDRGYECFADDTAELLRNDKSVPRGFAAKLVVLLHARFKAGAAPLTLLPCELVSGNGDTLRGLVADIARGWGGGTEFLRYIEHTCIWVNSLVDRIVSEPIRPVGAVAEPYALWAIERRAGMVLPCEHEAMIVTDDLLHYERLKLLLLNLGHTWLAERWQADARDSDENVLHAMRDPLLRADLESLWRDEVLPVFDALGQGSDARAYLDDVRERFENPFLDHRLADIARNHEQKKERRFKPVIELARELGVRVEQPRLNAALAACVQRG; via the coding sequence ATGGGCAACCCGATTCTTCAATTCGGCACGAGTCGCTTTCTGCAGGCGCACGCGGATCTGTTCGTATCGGCGGCGCTCGACTCGGGCCGCGCGCTGGGGCACGTGAGCGTCGTGCAGACGACGGCCAACCCCGAGAGCCTCGCGCGCATCGACGCGCTGCGCGCGCACCGGCAGTACGAGGTGCGCATTCGCGGTCTGCGCCGCGAAGCGGTGATCGATACGACCACGCAATGTCATGCGATCAGCGAGGCATTGAACGCGAATACCGATTGGCCGACGGTGGTGGAGCGCTTGGCGCGCGACGCGCGCGTGGTGATCTCGAACACCGGCGACCGAGGCTACGAGTGTTTCGCCGACGACACCGCCGAGCTATTGCGCAACGACAAGAGCGTGCCGCGCGGATTCGCGGCGAAGCTCGTAGTGCTGCTGCACGCGCGCTTCAAAGCCGGCGCCGCGCCGCTGACGCTGCTGCCATGCGAACTCGTATCGGGCAACGGCGACACGCTGCGTGGCCTCGTCGCCGATATCGCGCGCGGCTGGGGCGGCGGGACCGAGTTCCTGCGCTACATCGAGCACACCTGCATCTGGGTCAATTCGCTGGTGGACCGCATCGTGTCCGAGCCGATCCGGCCGGTCGGCGCGGTTGCCGAACCCTACGCGTTGTGGGCGATCGAGCGGCGTGCCGGCATGGTGCTGCCGTGCGAGCACGAAGCGATGATCGTCACCGACGATCTGTTGCACTACGAACGCCTGAAGCTGCTGCTGCTGAATCTCGGGCATACGTGGCTCGCCGAGCGCTGGCAGGCCGACGCGCGCGATTCCGACGAGAACGTGCTGCACGCGATGCGCGATCCGCTGTTGCGCGCCGATCTCGAATCGCTATGGCGCGACGAGGTACTGCCGGTCTTCGATGCGCTCGGTCAGGGCAGCGACGCGCGCGCCTATCTCGACGACGTGCGCGAGCGATTCGAAAACCCCTTTCTCGATCATCGCCTCGCCGACATCGCGCGCAATCACGAGCAAAAGAAAGAGCGGCGCTTCAAGCCGGTGATCGAACTCGCCCGCGAGCTCGGCGTGCGTGTCGAGCAACCGCGTCTGAACGCGGCGCTTGCCGCGTGCGTGCAACGCGGCTAA
- a CDS encoding FadR/GntR family transcriptional regulator: MNTKPADTRRLYLQIAEKLRDLIAQPEFAPNGRLPPERALAETLGVSRPSVREALVALELEGLVEIRMGSGVYLCATPSAQSDASLSQAELGDSLLDILGARCLIEGSIIASVAPFCKPKDLKMLRAIYNEMEREVKAGRIPVAADRAFHLAIAQMSGNEVLVRTVSSLFDARHSPLSEKLRGHFENETTWGAVPEEHLVILEALEAHDPLQAQAAMQRHLKLSLERVITGGQRTT, encoded by the coding sequence GTGAACACCAAACCTGCCGACACTCGCCGCCTGTATCTTCAGATCGCGGAAAAATTGCGCGATCTGATCGCTCAGCCGGAGTTCGCGCCGAACGGCCGCCTGCCGCCCGAGCGCGCGCTGGCGGAAACGCTCGGCGTATCGCGGCCGTCGGTGCGCGAGGCGCTGGTCGCGCTGGAACTGGAAGGCCTCGTCGAGATTCGCATGGGCTCGGGCGTCTATCTGTGCGCGACGCCGTCCGCGCAAAGTGATGCGTCGCTGTCGCAGGCCGAACTCGGCGATAGCCTGCTCGACATCCTCGGCGCGCGCTGCCTGATCGAAGGCTCGATCATCGCGAGCGTCGCACCGTTCTGCAAACCGAAAGACCTGAAGATGCTGCGCGCGATCTACAACGAGATGGAGCGCGAAGTGAAGGCGGGCAGAATTCCGGTCGCCGCCGATCGCGCGTTCCATCTGGCGATCGCGCAGATGTCCGGCAACGAAGTGCTGGTGCGCACCGTCAGCTCGCTATTCGATGCGCGACATAGTCCGCTGTCGGAAAAGCTGCGTGGCCACTTCGAAAACGAAACGACGTGGGGCGCCGTGCCCGAAGAACATCTGGTGATTCTGGAAGCGCTGGAAGCGCACGATCCGCTGCAGGCGCAGGCGGCGATGCAGCGCCACTTGAAGCTGTCGCTGGAGCGCGTGATCACGGGGGGACAGCGGACGACTTAG
- a CDS encoding zinc-binding alcohol dehydrogenase family protein translates to MKTVICEQPGQLALTERAMPNAGPDDVLIRIRRVGICGTDFHIFTGNQPYLSYPRVMGHELAGIVEAAPAGARVAAGDQVYVMPYLSCGRCVACRAGKGNCCVNIRVLGVHTDGGMTEYLAVPQAFVFKADGVTLDQAAMLEFLAIGAHAVARADVQAGQRALVVGAGPIGMAVTIFAKLRGAEVSVLDGRADRLSVCAGALQADHTVLLDTTDAATDAAQLAALTDNEFFDVVFDATGNVKAMERGLQFVAHGGKYVLVSIVSERISFADPEFHKRETTLLASRNATVADFETVLEAMRAGKIPTAALNTHVVELANLPGEFPKLLKPDAGVIKALVAC, encoded by the coding sequence ATGAAGACAGTCATTTGCGAACAACCCGGCCAGCTCGCGCTCACCGAACGCGCGATGCCGAACGCCGGCCCTGACGATGTGCTGATCCGCATCCGCCGAGTCGGCATCTGCGGCACCGACTTCCATATCTTCACCGGCAATCAGCCGTATCTGTCGTATCCGCGCGTGATGGGGCACGAGCTTGCCGGCATCGTCGAAGCGGCGCCGGCCGGCGCGCGCGTCGCGGCCGGCGACCAGGTGTACGTGATGCCGTATCTGTCGTGCGGGCGCTGCGTGGCCTGCCGCGCGGGCAAGGGCAACTGCTGCGTGAACATCCGGGTGCTCGGCGTCCATACCGACGGCGGCATGACCGAGTACCTCGCGGTGCCGCAGGCGTTCGTCTTCAAGGCCGACGGCGTGACGCTCGACCAAGCCGCGATGCTCGAGTTCCTGGCGATCGGCGCACACGCGGTCGCGCGCGCCGACGTGCAAGCCGGGCAGCGTGCGCTAGTAGTCGGGGCTGGGCCGATCGGCATGGCCGTGACGATCTTCGCGAAACTGCGCGGCGCCGAGGTCAGCGTGCTCGACGGCCGCGCGGACCGCCTGTCCGTGTGCGCCGGCGCGTTGCAGGCCGATCACACGGTGCTGCTCGACACCACCGACGCCGCGACCGATGCCGCCCAACTCGCCGCGCTGACCGATAACGAGTTCTTCGACGTGGTATTCGACGCGACCGGCAACGTGAAAGCGATGGAGCGCGGGCTGCAATTCGTCGCGCACGGCGGCAAGTACGTGCTGGTGTCGATCGTCAGCGAGCGCATTTCGTTTGCCGATCCCGAGTTCCACAAGCGCGAGACGACCTTGCTCGCGAGCCGCAACGCGACCGTCGCCGACTTCGAAACGGTGCTCGAAGCGATGCGCGCCGGCAAGATTCCGACGGCCGCGCTCAATACCCACGTGGTCGAGCTCGCCAATCTGCCGGGCGAATTCCCCAAGCTGCTGAAACCGGATGCCGGCGTCATCAAGGCGCTGGTGGCCTGTTGA